Below is a window of Chionomys nivalis chromosome 19, mChiNiv1.1, whole genome shotgun sequence DNA.
CTGTAATTACATTCAAAGGCCATATCCATTTCTCCTGAGAAGGGGGGGGgtcataattatttttatcatacTTTGTGATTCTAAAATGCTTAAAACCTATGGCCCAGGTGTCAGTATTTAGGCGGGGGAATAATACTCTGAGAAAAGAGATCTTTGCCTTCAAAGTCTAAGAACTAAATCTTAGTACTCTGTCAGGACACACGTCAGGACTTACAGACGCTGGGCGCGTCCAGTGCTAGGCTCGGATGGGCGTGAGGTCAGACTTACCTTCTTTTGGCAGGATGGCAGCTACAGGCGAGTGGTCGATCAGGGTATAGTGGTCTCTATCCAGATAGCGGTCCAGTTCTATCACCCTCTGCTTAGAGCACTGGGTCATTCCATGATCGCTCGTGACGATTAGGTTCACGTTATTCCATAACTTGGCCTTTTTCAGCATTTTTATCAGATACCCTAACTTGTGGTCGACGTCTGAAATGACGGGCCCCATGAGGGGACTGTCAGGTCCCACATCGTGGCCTGTGTCATCAGGCTCTTCCCAGTAGAGAAGACCAAGGTTGATGGGGTCTTTGGCTGTAAACCATTCAATGATTTTGGCAACTCTGTCTTCAAAGGAAACAGACTCATTGTAAGGTAGGTAGTGGGTAGGGAACGTCTCATGGATCCTTACGTCTGCTCCCGGCCACATGGCTGCCCCACTAGCGTGCCCTGCCTTTTGGTTGGTAATCCATATGGGTGTGGCTTCTTCCCAAAACTCAGAATCATAAATGTCCATGCGCTCCAAAGAGAAAGATTTGTTCAGAATAGGATCAAACATGCTATTTGCAATAATCCCATGATTCTCTGCAAAGAGACCAGTGACCAGAGTGTAATGGTTAGGGTAGGTCTTCGTGATGAAGACATTAGTGACCTGCTTCACATGAACACCGTATTTCATGATATAATGAAAATAAGGCGTCGGAACTTTATATAAGTAATCCCAGCGGAATCCATCAAAGGAAACCACTAGAACCTTCTGCTGTTCTGGCTGGAGAGAAAATGTAGTTGA
It encodes the following:
- the Enpp5 gene encoding ectonucleotide pyrophosphatase/phosphodiesterase family member 5, producing the protein MIPKFFVLSCTLAALTHSTTFSLQPEQQKVLVVSFDGFRWDYLYKVPTPYFHYIMKYGVHVKQVTNVFITKTYPNHYTLVTGLFAENHGIIANSMFDPILNKSFSLERMDIYDSEFWEEATPIWITNQKAGHASGAAMWPGADVRIHETFPTHYLPYNESVSFEDRVAKIIEWFTAKDPINLGLLYWEEPDDTGHDVGPDSPLMGPVISDVDHKLGYLIKMLKKAKLWNNVNLIVTSDHGMTQCSKQRVIELDRYLDRDHYTLIDHSPVAAILPKEGKFDEVYAALASAHPNLTVYKKEEIPERWHYRHNDRVQPIVAVADEGWYILQNKSDDFMLGNHGYDNALAEMNPIFLAHGPAFRKNFTKEAMNSTDLYPLLCHLLNITALPHNGSFKNVQDLLSSATPKVTPYTQSTTHKPGEYEPEETYPYYIGICLGSIIVVVFLVVLVKHLIQSQVPTLQYMQVEVAQPLLQA